From the genome of Chloroflexota bacterium, one region includes:
- the groES gene encoding co-chaperone GroES — MTKTASKLVPLGDRVVVRPKQKEEMTKSGIVLPDTAKEKPQEGDVIAVGPGRVLDNGTRVEMGLKVGQTVLYAKYAGTEFKLDDEELLILREPDVLAVVTE, encoded by the coding sequence ATGACCAAGACCGCGAGCAAGCTTGTCCCCTTGGGCGATCGAGTCGTCGTGCGTCCGAAGCAGAAGGAAGAGATGACGAAGAGCGGGATCGTGCTTCCCGACACCGCCAAGGAGAAGCCGCAGGAGGGCGACGTCATCGCCGTTGGGCCGGGCCGCGTGCTCGACAACGGGACGCGCGTGGAGATGGGCCTCAAAGTTGGTCAGACCGTCTTGTACGCGAAGTACGCGGGCACCGAGTTCAAGCTCGACGACGAAGAGCTATTGATCCTTCGCGAACCGGACGTCCTCGCCGTCGTGACCGAGTGA
- a CDS encoding glycosyltransferase 87 family protein: MVATRTRTPLRGVLVACGLALVAWALAFLHVVPGADLQRYVALTIAAWVCFVAAARTVIALDTRPGRWDFVLIFAIAILMRLPLLSISPSLSDDGYRAVWDARLMHAGLNPYASAPNDPALAPYRDAVIWPRVNHPDQRTPYPPLAELLSAAAYAVLPERLIAIQGLAACADLVSAALLAIVLARFGMDPRRCVVIAWSPMGAVHFAHSGHNDAVMIAFVLAATLLLTGRRRVAAMGALGLATMVKATPAFLVPAFVRSAGGRATLAWAGVCALLTLPLIGAGPGLVLGVLREAGDEQFNDSLHLIVQRIAAMVAPSGASALASAIGLVVVAGAAAAAWWWGDGSARGALTGGSRVLAAYVLVAPVVEPWYFTWLAPLVALELRPATGRGWLQINDALAWLWLMGAGTLTEVAYLPGGTGWWPAVRAVEYVPALLFLSIGGWRWWRRRRASRP; this comes from the coding sequence GTGGTAGCCACGCGGACGCGGACCCCACTCCGAGGGGTGCTGGTCGCGTGCGGCCTCGCGCTCGTCGCCTGGGCGCTGGCGTTCCTGCACGTGGTGCCCGGCGCGGACCTTCAGCGGTACGTGGCCCTCACCATCGCCGCGTGGGTATGCTTCGTCGCCGCGGCGCGAACGGTGATCGCCCTCGACACGCGGCCGGGGCGATGGGACTTCGTACTGATCTTCGCCATCGCCATCTTGATGCGTCTACCGCTGCTCTCCATCTCGCCCAGCCTTTCCGACGACGGGTATCGAGCCGTGTGGGATGCGCGGCTCATGCACGCCGGCCTCAATCCGTACGCCTCTGCGCCCAATGACCCCGCGCTCGCACCCTATCGAGACGCGGTGATCTGGCCCCGAGTGAATCATCCGGACCAGCGGACGCCGTACCCGCCGCTGGCCGAGCTTCTCAGCGCTGCCGCGTACGCCGTGCTGCCCGAGCGCCTGATCGCGATTCAGGGCCTCGCCGCTTGCGCGGACCTCGTGTCGGCCGCGCTGCTCGCGATCGTGCTGGCGCGATTCGGCATGGACCCGCGGCGGTGCGTCGTGATTGCCTGGAGCCCGATGGGCGCCGTGCACTTCGCCCATAGTGGCCACAACGACGCGGTGATGATCGCCTTCGTCCTGGCCGCAACCCTGCTCCTGACCGGTCGGCGACGCGTGGCCGCGATGGGGGCGCTCGGCCTCGCGACGATGGTGAAAGCGACGCCGGCGTTTCTCGTGCCGGCCTTCGTTCGAAGCGCCGGCGGGCGGGCCACGCTGGCTTGGGCCGGCGTCTGTGCCTTGCTGACACTGCCGCTCATCGGTGCGGGACCGGGCCTCGTGTTGGGCGTGCTGCGGGAAGCGGGGGACGAGCAGTTCAATGACAGCTTGCACCTGATCGTTCAGCGCATCGCGGCGATGGTAGCGCCCAGCGGCGCGAGCGCCCTCGCGAGCGCGATCGGTCTCGTGGTCGTGGCCGGAGCCGCGGCGGCCGCGTGGTGGTGGGGCGACGGAAGCGCGCGAGGCGCCCTGACGGGCGGAAGCCGCGTGCTGGCGGCGTACGTGCTGGTCGCCCCGGTGGTGGAGCCCTGGTATTTCACCTGGCTCGCGCCGCTGGTGGCGCTCGAGCTGCGGCCGGCGACGGGTCGCGGCTGGCTCCAGATCAACGACGCGCTGGCGTGGCTGTGGCTGATGGGCGCCGGGACGCTGACCGAGGTGGCATATCTGCCCGGAGGAACGGGATGGTGGCCGGCCGTTCGCGCGGTGGAATACGTCCCGGCGCTCTTGTTCTTGTCCATTGGGGGCTGGCGCTGGTGGCGGCGGCGCCGGGCATCGCGGCCCTAG
- a CDS encoding adenosylcobalamin-dependent ribonucleoside-diphosphate reductase — protein MVDQAERTDRDLLRAPSDLPEPSLTPNSRTVLERRYLHRKDGGAPLETPSGAFWRVAREVARGSEPWEGPEAIERRARRYYSVMARLDFLPNSPTLMNAGKNNGLQYSACYVLPVPDSMEGIFETNKRTALIHKSGGGTGFSFSRLRPAGDIVGSTGGVASGPVSFLEVYNASTESVKQGGTRRGANMGILRVDHPDIMHFIRCKRDLNERNQYAFDSVAAALSADEQASLKRALLEAQISNFNISVGVTDAFMRALEGDGEFDLIQPRTGEVVGRLRARDVFKEMTECAWETGDPGVVFLDRINAGPANPVPEMGPIEATNPCGEQPLYPNEACNLGSLNLASFVKPRGTGQSNGQGHTNGHARVAARDRIDWGRMEETVRVAVQFLDDVISVNPYPDDLIDQAVKANRRIGLGVMGWADLLVLLEVPYDSREALELGSEMMAFINRVGHEESARIAEERGPFPNWSKSIYKDDRPLRNATVTTIAPTGTISIIAGCSSGIEPLFALVFDRKGSLDGQLSLETNPMFEEIARREGFWTEDLARTVRERGTVRGVGAVPDKWQAVFATAHDIEPRWHVQMQAAWQKHTDNAVSKTINLPHDASVADVAAAYRLAYELGCNGITVFRDGCKEGVLHVGAGTPSESGAQLPARESVIASAAPAAANGSELGERPHALRGVTYQIETPLGTAYITVNHDERGEPLEVFVNQGKAGSDIAPLSEAIGKLSSLLLRIPSAMPPRKRMEEMIKKLRGIGGANSTGFGPERTRSLPDALARVLEEHLAALSGDTPPVAVADPAPTPSRLNGKALKLSGAFCPDCGMALVHEEGCDKCFTCGYSRC, from the coding sequence ATGGTTGACCAGGCCGAACGAACCGATCGTGACCTGCTGCGAGCTCCCAGCGATCTGCCGGAGCCGTCGCTCACGCCCAACTCGCGAACGGTCCTGGAGCGCCGATATCTCCACCGCAAGGATGGCGGTGCTCCGCTGGAGACGCCCAGCGGCGCCTTCTGGCGGGTCGCGCGCGAGGTGGCGCGCGGGAGCGAGCCGTGGGAAGGGCCCGAAGCCATCGAGCGCCGCGCCCGGCGCTACTACTCGGTCATGGCGCGGTTGGACTTCCTTCCGAACTCGCCGACCCTCATGAACGCGGGCAAGAACAACGGGCTGCAGTACTCCGCGTGCTACGTGCTGCCGGTCCCCGATTCTATGGAAGGGATCTTCGAGACCAACAAGCGCACGGCCCTTATTCACAAGAGCGGCGGGGGCACCGGGTTCTCGTTCTCGCGCCTTCGGCCTGCGGGCGACATCGTCGGATCGACCGGTGGCGTCGCGAGCGGCCCGGTCAGCTTTCTCGAGGTCTACAACGCCTCAACGGAGTCGGTGAAGCAGGGTGGCACGCGCCGCGGCGCCAATATGGGTATTTTGCGCGTCGACCATCCCGACATCATGCACTTCATTCGCTGCAAGCGAGACCTGAACGAGCGCAACCAGTACGCTTTCGATTCCGTCGCGGCGGCACTCTCGGCGGACGAGCAAGCGTCTCTGAAGCGGGCGCTCCTCGAAGCGCAGATCAGCAACTTCAATATCTCCGTGGGCGTCACGGATGCGTTCATGCGCGCCTTGGAGGGTGACGGCGAATTCGACCTCATCCAGCCGCGCACCGGTGAGGTGGTGGGTCGGTTGCGCGCGCGCGATGTGTTCAAAGAGATGACGGAATGCGCGTGGGAGACCGGCGATCCGGGCGTGGTCTTCCTCGACCGAATCAACGCTGGCCCGGCCAACCCCGTGCCGGAGATGGGCCCGATCGAGGCGACGAATCCCTGTGGCGAGCAGCCGCTCTACCCGAATGAGGCGTGCAACCTGGGGTCGCTCAATCTGGCGAGCTTCGTCAAACCCCGTGGAACGGGACAGAGCAATGGCCAAGGACATACCAACGGCCACGCCCGGGTGGCCGCGCGCGATCGGATCGATTGGGGACGCATGGAGGAGACGGTTCGCGTCGCCGTTCAGTTCCTGGACGACGTGATCAGCGTCAACCCCTATCCCGATGACCTGATCGATCAGGCCGTGAAAGCCAACCGTCGCATCGGTCTCGGCGTCATGGGCTGGGCGGACCTGCTGGTGCTGCTGGAGGTTCCATACGACAGCCGCGAGGCGTTGGAGCTGGGCTCGGAGATGATGGCCTTCATCAATCGGGTCGGACACGAGGAGTCCGCGCGAATCGCCGAGGAGCGCGGGCCGTTCCCAAATTGGTCGAAGAGCATCTACAAGGATGATCGGCCGCTGCGCAACGCGACGGTGACCACGATCGCGCCGACGGGCACGATCTCGATCATCGCGGGCTGCTCGTCGGGGATCGAGCCCCTCTTCGCGCTCGTCTTTGACCGGAAGGGGTCGCTCGATGGCCAGCTGAGCCTCGAGACGAACCCGATGTTCGAAGAGATCGCCCGCCGCGAGGGCTTCTGGACAGAGGACTTGGCGCGGACCGTACGCGAGCGCGGAACGGTTCGCGGCGTGGGCGCCGTGCCGGACAAGTGGCAGGCGGTCTTTGCCACTGCCCATGACATCGAGCCGAGGTGGCACGTGCAGATGCAGGCGGCCTGGCAAAAACATACGGACAACGCGGTGTCCAAGACGATCAATCTTCCGCACGACGCGTCCGTGGCGGACGTTGCCGCCGCGTATCGACTGGCGTATGAGTTGGGCTGCAACGGCATCACTGTGTTCCGGGACGGCTGCAAGGAGGGCGTGCTGCACGTCGGCGCGGGCACGCCGTCCGAGTCTGGCGCGCAGCTGCCAGCGCGCGAGAGCGTCATCGCGAGCGCGGCGCCCGCGGCGGCGAACGGTTCCGAGCTGGGTGAGCGGCCGCACGCGCTCAGAGGCGTGACGTATCAGATCGAGACCCCGCTCGGGACGGCCTACATCACCGTCAATCACGACGAGCGTGGGGAACCGCTCGAGGTCTTCGTGAACCAGGGGAAGGCGGGAAGTGACATCGCCCCGCTCTCGGAAGCCATTGGGAAGCTCAGCTCGCTGCTGCTCCGGATCCCCTCGGCGATGCCCCCGCGCAAGCGAATGGAGGAGATGATCAAGAAGCTGCGCGGCATTGGCGGCGCCAACAGCACCGGATTCGGTCCGGAACGAACGCGCTCCCTCCCTGACGCTCTGGCGCGGGTCCTGGAGGAGCACCTTGCGGCGCTGAGTGGCGACACGCCGCCAGTTGCCGTGGCCGATCCCGCTCCCACGCCCTCGCGCCTCAATGGGAAGGCGCTGAAGCTGTCGGGCGCGTTCTGCCCGGACTGCGGCATGGCCCTCGTCCACGAGGAGGGCTGCGACAAGTGCTTTACGTGCGGCTACTCGCGCTGCTAA
- a CDS encoding IPT/TIG domain-containing protein codes for MRIMSVLILAGLLALAVTSPWGEPATVSGQPATPTVTPPPSATPAPTATVPPGSTATATPAATGTVTTGSPPVVTSIAPTSVDSTNSSTISVSGTGFMPGAVIQIEGRSLPTTVVSPTLLTGVVPAGLPPGPYAITVVNPGMPPSPPLAGQFNVTALASTLFVPVAIKRSSDDSTAMFIQNISPGPTSVNVQFYDLNGFSDPSWSRTTQLGAGESAVFDLSVMPNLPPGFDGSAVVQSAQPIAGVVNRTIFTGSTDLGSGDVQAAQAARSSAGSFSLMAGPGAPQESVPVAFGGYHGYFTTISVQNTGHAPGNYTITLFPTGVTTPISTIPRVIPPLASARIHLGPEVGVPPDFVGTAVVAGAGSPMQVAAETIQMDTGVLLSYAGFAGGTNVMNAPLLFKNYNGWVSGAQVVNVASSPVTVTASIFPRDANVSFNLAPRTLAPNESFTYYLPAIQELPDGFVGSGVFNANGPISVVVQELNADRGTGMAYSGFNTGTPQISIPVVFKGSNGWDSGVQVQNLGAADATVNITYYLPGGQHAVDAALIAAGSSDTFYQPDNPSIPPNTIGSAIVASVTGAPIVAIVNEVNYTRPGDASMSYEGVNF; via the coding sequence ATGCGCATCATGAGCGTCCTGATCCTCGCAGGACTCCTGGCCCTGGCCGTAACGTCGCCCTGGGGCGAGCCAGCCACCGTCTCGGGGCAGCCAGCAACACCCACCGTCACACCTCCGCCGTCGGCAACGCCGGCGCCTACGGCGACGGTCCCGCCCGGCTCCACCGCCACCGCCACGCCCGCGGCGACTGGCACGGTGACGACCGGGTCGCCGCCGGTCGTGACGAGCATCGCCCCAACGTCCGTTGATTCGACCAATTCCAGCACCATCTCGGTTTCCGGGACGGGCTTCATGCCCGGCGCCGTGATCCAGATCGAGGGACGGTCGCTGCCGACGACCGTTGTATCGCCGACGCTCCTCACAGGCGTGGTCCCCGCCGGCCTGCCGCCCGGGCCCTATGCCATCACGGTGGTCAACCCGGGCATGCCGCCGTCACCGCCGCTCGCCGGTCAATTCAACGTCACCGCCCTCGCGTCCACGCTGTTCGTTCCGGTCGCCATCAAACGATCGAGCGACGACAGCACGGCCATGTTCATCCAGAACATCTCGCCGGGACCGACGTCTGTGAACGTGCAGTTCTACGATCTCAACGGATTCTCTGATCCATCCTGGTCGAGGACGACGCAGCTGGGGGCCGGAGAATCCGCCGTATTCGACCTCTCCGTCATGCCCAACCTGCCGCCGGGGTTCGACGGATCGGCCGTGGTGCAGTCCGCGCAGCCGATCGCCGGCGTCGTGAACCGAACCATCTTCACCGGATCGACGGATCTTGGGTCGGGCGACGTTCAGGCGGCGCAGGCCGCACGCTCGTCGGCGGGCTCCTTCTCCCTCATGGCCGGGCCTGGCGCGCCTCAGGAGTCTGTGCCCGTTGCGTTCGGCGGCTATCACGGCTATTTCACGACCATCAGCGTTCAGAACACGGGTCATGCGCCCGGCAACTACACGATCACCCTATTCCCGACCGGCGTCACCACGCCCATCTCGACGATTCCGCGCGTGATCCCGCCGCTCGCCTCTGCCCGCATCCATCTCGGACCTGAGGTGGGTGTGCCGCCGGACTTCGTGGGGACAGCCGTGGTGGCCGGCGCGGGCTCGCCAATGCAAGTCGCGGCGGAAACGATCCAGATGGATACGGGCGTGCTGCTGAGCTACGCGGGATTCGCCGGCGGCACCAACGTCATGAATGCCCCGCTCTTGTTCAAGAACTACAACGGATGGGTCAGCGGCGCCCAGGTGGTGAACGTCGCGTCGAGCCCGGTCACGGTGACGGCGTCCATCTTCCCACGCGACGCCAACGTCTCCTTCAACCTGGCGCCGCGCACGCTGGCTCCCAACGAGAGCTTCACGTACTACCTCCCCGCCATTCAGGAGCTGCCGGATGGCTTCGTGGGGTCCGGCGTGTTCAACGCGAATGGTCCGATCTCGGTGGTCGTGCAGGAGTTGAACGCCGACCGCGGAACCGGAATGGCGTATTCCGGATTCAACACGGGGACTCCCCAGATCAGCATCCCCGTGGTGTTCAAGGGATCGAACGGCTGGGATTCCGGCGTCCAGGTCCAGAACCTGGGGGCGGCCGATGCGACTGTGAACATCACGTACTATCTGCCCGGTGGCCAGCACGCCGTGGACGCCGCGCTCATCGCCGCCGGCAGCTCGGACACGTTCTATCAGCCCGACAACCCGTCGATTCCACCCAACACCATCGGCTCGGCCATCGTAGCCAGCGTCACTGGGGCGCCGATTGTCGCGATCGTGAATGAGGTGAATTACACGCGTCCAGGCGACGCGTCCATGTCCTACGAAGGCGTCAACTTCTAG
- a CDS encoding Rieske 2Fe-2S domain-containing protein: MTDDDFIRVASVADVAPGAAVDVEVDGEVVVLANVEGAIYAVGGWCPHLGTALALGSMSGHTLTCFAHLWRYDVRSGEPIWPPMARVVRGYALKVFRVRVVGEDVYVCPRPMGGGLG, from the coding sequence ATGACCGACGACGACTTCATCCGCGTTGCCTCCGTTGCCGACGTCGCCCCCGGCGCAGCAGTGGACGTCGAGGTTGATGGCGAAGTGGTCGTGCTTGCCAACGTCGAGGGGGCCATCTACGCCGTCGGCGGATGGTGCCCGCACCTGGGTACCGCCCTTGCGCTGGGAAGCATGAGCGGCCATACCCTGACGTGCTTCGCGCACCTCTGGCGCTACGACGTTCGGAGCGGCGAGCCCATCTGGCCGCCCATGGCCCGAGTCGTTCGTGGGTACGCGCTCAAGGTGTTTCGTGTGCGGGTGGTTGGCGAGGACGTGTACGTCTGCCCGCGACCGATGGGCGGCGGGCTCGGCTGA
- a CDS encoding transglutaminase-like domain-containing protein produces MDESILRVRTTFAAMVNRPSSSIPLAETCLLIAAEEYPQLDVGSYLSRIDSLADGIRERVDNAEDARAAGTALARFLHHEEGFRGDEEDYYDPRNSFLNEVMDRKRGIPVTLSILYIEIARRLGLPVSGVGLPGHFLVRLSDAGTFVDPFTGQVDLQEADCAERVRAIHGGRLKFERNMLTALSNRQILVRVLRNLREIYRERADTHRQLAALDRIVLLHPQDHHARRDRAAVLEQLGEYQRALRDIEQVRRLQPSLRRSERFRAWRRYLREMAARMN; encoded by the coding sequence ATGGACGAGTCCATTTTGCGGGTCCGCACGACCTTTGCGGCAATGGTCAATCGCCCCAGCTCCTCAATCCCCCTCGCGGAAACGTGCCTGCTCATCGCTGCCGAGGAATACCCACAGCTCGACGTCGGCTCCTATCTCTCCCGTATCGATTCCCTGGCCGACGGGATTCGCGAGCGCGTGGACAACGCCGAGGATGCCCGCGCGGCGGGGACGGCGCTGGCACGCTTCCTCCATCATGAGGAGGGATTCCGCGGTGACGAAGAGGACTATTACGATCCCCGGAACAGCTTTCTCAACGAGGTCATGGACCGAAAGCGCGGGATCCCCGTGACCCTGTCGATCCTCTACATCGAGATCGCGCGAAGACTGGGCCTGCCCGTCTCCGGTGTCGGTCTTCCCGGTCATTTCCTCGTGCGGCTTTCAGACGCCGGCACCTTCGTCGATCCCTTCACCGGTCAGGTCGACCTGCAAGAGGCCGACTGTGCGGAGCGGGTCCGGGCGATCCACGGGGGCCGCCTCAAGTTCGAGCGGAACATGCTCACCGCGCTCAGCAACCGCCAGATCCTCGTGCGGGTGTTGCGCAACCTCAGAGAGATCTATCGGGAACGCGCGGACACGCACAGACAGCTCGCGGCCTTGGACCGAATCGTCCTCCTGCACCCGCAGGACCACCACGCGCGCCGCGACCGGGCGGCGGTCCTGGAGCAGCTGGGCGAGTACCAGAGAGCCCTGCGCGACATCGAGCAAGTGCGGCGGCTTCAGCCGTCTCTTCGCAGGAGCGAGCGATTCCGCGCCTGGCGCCGGTACCTGCGCGAGATGGCCGCCCGAATGAACTAG
- a CDS encoding DinB family protein, giving the protein MQTTRGQRQAERLRAAVAAFVEQIQRVPPELLARPPKPGEWSLLELAAHSAEIYPYWAKQIVWLRQHAGQPFGRTASDPERIKFVEEHRSEPLDQLVGAIQRGSEEAARALSSYSDSEWETVTGIHAARGEMHMDGIADLFLAGHAEEHLRQLRETLAELQS; this is encoded by the coding sequence ATGCAAACAACTCGCGGGCAGCGACAGGCTGAGCGGCTTCGGGCTGCTGTGGCGGCTTTCGTGGAGCAGATCCAGCGCGTCCCGCCGGAGCTCTTGGCCCGGCCTCCAAAGCCCGGCGAATGGTCACTCCTCGAGCTGGCCGCCCACTCCGCGGAGATCTACCCCTATTGGGCCAAGCAGATCGTGTGGCTTCGCCAGCATGCCGGGCAGCCCTTCGGACGCACGGCTTCCGACCCCGAGCGCATCAAGTTCGTCGAAGAGCATCGATCCGAACCGCTTGACCAACTTGTCGGCGCTATCCAACGGGGCAGCGAGGAGGCGGCACGCGCCCTCAGCTCGTATAGCGACTCAGAGTGGGAGACAGTCACGGGCATTCACGCGGCGCGCGGCGAGATGCACATGGACGGCATCGCGGATTTGTTCCTCGCCGGTCACGCGGAGGAGCACCTCCGCCAGCTTCGGGAGACCCTCGCGGAGCTCCAGTCCTAG
- a CDS encoding ATP-dependent 6-phosphofructokinase: protein MRVGVLTGGGDAPGLNAAIRAVARRCFELGDEPIGIRNGWAGLMGAGNVRPLQPTDVSGILHLGGTILGTSRTNPFKEDHGSQQVLENLQRAQIDAIVAIGGDDTLSVACRLSDLGVRVVGVPKTVDNDLSETDYCIGYDTAVTAVVDALDRLHATASAHHRVLVTEVMGRDAGWVAVAGGLAGGADFIVIPEVPIDVDRICEHLRRRFAMGKEFSLIVVAEGVTMPEVVSKEAIREVDAFGHVRLDRRGVGETLSRVIEQRTGLETRVMVLGHLQRGGSPSAIDRIWATRFGVEAVDAVHDGAFGVMVSLKDGRLRRVSIASAVGRMKTVDLGLYRLAEIFY from the coding sequence ATGCGAGTAGGTGTGTTAACTGGCGGGGGCGATGCCCCCGGCCTCAACGCGGCCATTCGCGCCGTCGCTCGGCGGTGCTTCGAACTCGGTGACGAGCCCATCGGGATTCGCAATGGATGGGCTGGACTGATGGGAGCGGGAAACGTTCGCCCGCTTCAGCCGACCGACGTCTCGGGAATTCTGCACCTCGGCGGCACGATCCTGGGCACGTCCCGGACCAACCCCTTCAAAGAGGATCACGGTAGCCAGCAGGTTCTGGAGAACCTTCAGCGTGCCCAGATCGACGCGATCGTGGCGATCGGTGGCGATGATACCCTCTCCGTCGCCTGCCGCCTGAGCGATCTGGGCGTGCGGGTGGTTGGGGTACCCAAGACCGTGGACAACGATCTCTCCGAGACCGACTACTGCATCGGGTACGACACGGCCGTGACCGCGGTCGTCGACGCGTTGGATCGTCTCCACGCGACCGCCAGCGCGCACCATCGCGTCTTGGTGACCGAGGTTATGGGTCGCGACGCCGGCTGGGTAGCCGTGGCGGGAGGATTGGCTGGCGGCGCGGACTTCATCGTGATTCCCGAGGTTCCCATCGATGTGGATCGCATTTGCGAGCATCTTCGTCGGCGATTCGCGATGGGGAAGGAGTTCTCTCTCATCGTGGTGGCTGAGGGCGTCACGATGCCGGAGGTGGTGTCGAAAGAGGCGATCCGCGAAGTCGACGCCTTCGGACACGTTCGGCTCGATCGACGCGGAGTCGGCGAAACGCTGTCGCGGGTCATAGAGCAGCGCACGGGACTGGAAACGCGGGTCATGGTCCTCGGTCACCTCCAGCGCGGCGGCAGCCCGTCCGCCATCGATCGCATCTGGGCGACGCGCTTTGGCGTCGAGGCGGTCGACGCGGTCCATGATGGCGCTTTTGGTGTGATGGTTTCGCTGAAGGACGGACGCCTCAGGCGCGTCTCCATTGCGTCCGCCGTCGGGCGGATGAAGACCGTCGACCTCGGCCTTTATCGGCTGGCAGAGATCTTTTATTGA
- a CDS encoding sigma-70 family RNA polymerase sigma factor yields MERGQLPDQELVRRFRDGDSTAFEALVERHTATIFNFAVHLLGDPADASDATQQTFIQLFASARGWRQDAPFRAWLLRIARNKCIDLLRRRRAVPMSELTRGEEAADLDPADADPLPEEIYERAELQQAIQAAIDALPFRNREVVLLRYLGGLTFAEVAESLGIPENTAKTLFQRAKSQLRRELGRYR; encoded by the coding sequence TTGGAGCGAGGGCAGCTGCCAGACCAGGAACTGGTGCGAAGGTTCCGCGACGGCGACTCGACCGCGTTTGAGGCCCTCGTCGAGCGGCACACCGCGACCATCTTCAACTTCGCCGTGCATCTGCTGGGTGATCCCGCGGATGCGAGCGATGCGACCCAGCAGACGTTTATCCAGCTCTTCGCATCCGCTCGCGGCTGGCGGCAGGACGCGCCGTTCCGTGCGTGGCTTCTCAGAATCGCCCGGAACAAGTGCATCGACCTCCTTCGCCGACGCCGGGCAGTCCCTATGTCCGAGCTGACTCGCGGAGAGGAAGCAGCCGATCTCGATCCGGCCGACGCTGACCCGCTGCCCGAGGAGATCTACGAGCGTGCCGAGCTCCAGCAGGCGATCCAGGCGGCCATCGACGCGTTACCGTTTCGGAATCGAGAGGTCGTTCTCTTGCGATACCTCGGAGGGCTGACGTTCGCCGAGGTCGCCGAAAGCCTCGGCATTCCGGAGAACACGGCAAAAACCCTCTTCCAACGGGCGAAATCTCAACTCCGCCGCGAGCTTGGTCGCTATCGCTGA